Genomic DNA from Elgaria multicarinata webbii isolate HBS135686 ecotype San Diego chromosome 2, rElgMul1.1.pri, whole genome shotgun sequence:
GAAAAACTTTCAGTGGAGCATTAACAACAGAAAAAGTCACAGGAACGTCTTTCAGAAATGAAGTTTCCCCATGGTGTCATGGctaaaagaaattattttaaaaggaaaagtgtACCAAGCCACCATAAACATATCTGAGAACGAAAACATATGATCCTGCCAAATTCATACAATAGTAGGATGAACAGCCAACTTGATGTCTTAGGCCATTACTGCTGACCGTCAGTGCACTGCTGGGAGACTGTATGTAGTTTTAAACACAGGGGCTTCTATCAAAGCATATACACATATAGCAGTGGACTGCTcacacactggccccgttcagaagccaccttaaaccagttttaaccatggtgattaagccagaacgcaagacaccttaaactatggctttaaccacagtgaataaggattTTTGCCTTagtcgccatggttaaagccatggtttaaggtgtcttctgaacatggcctggctttctagcttaaccactatgtttaaagccatggtttaaggtgtcctctgaacagggccactgttacTATCACAAACAGGTCCATCCAGCAGTCTCACTCAGATTACAGACTGTATGTCTGTCAGTTGATTTAGGGAAGAGCGGAGAACAGTCCCCGTCTCTTCTCTCATGCCCCATTAAAATAAGTATGACCATGTCAGCCAGCATTTGTACATGTATGTCCCTAGCTGGCAGGGCAAAATGTAGTGTCTGTTTAGGCCACTATATAACTGCAATGATTCAGCATGCTCATCTCATCTCTGTTAGATACTATTAAAAATGACTTTGCCCTACACAGAGTTGTTTGATGGAATCTGAAAGTGGTTTAACTTTCCTTTGGGGAAAGTTTCTTAAAGCAACTTTCCTTGCTTAAAGAAAAtagaatgcataaataaatataattttctATTACTGAAAGTTTACATACTCTTCCAAGCAACAGAACCTGTGACCTGACAAGAGGGATCCTTTTCTTGACCAAAACGGagagcttcctctcctcctgaaaACACAGGTAACAAATGCAACTACAACGTACGTGTAagagaatgaaaaataaataaatattgcaatgcATTATTCATTTTAAGTTTCCACGGATGAAGTTAAATCATGGTTATTAACTAGCTCCACCAGGCTTACAAGGCTTTGGTTGTAGTCCACAGCACAGCCTATAAAACAACTGGGATTCTAAAAATACTCAAATGTTCTCCCCAGTTTTGTACAAAACCGTCgctcccctttcttcttctttatgtTTCTGTCTTCCTTTGAACTATTGCAGACCATCTGGTACACATAACAGCTGAAGATCCTGTTGGGCTTCTGTTCTATGTGCAACACAACATTTCGATCAAAGTAAACTTCGTGGCTGTACGTCTGCATTGAGAGAACAAGGTAAGCAGTAATTTTCATTTCTGTTAACTAGGGTGGGGAATATGTTCAAATGACGCATAGGCTCTTTGTGGTGGTAAAGTCCATCACCTTGCAGGTAAGGACTTGCTTAAGAAGAACTATGAAACACAGCTCTACCCACACAGCCAACACTTTTATCTTAACTATGGGAATATATCCTGACGTGATTTAGATGTGTTCTAAAGCAGACAGTCAACATGAAGCCAATTTCCCCCAGTTTGACTCCTGTCTTGAGGGACTGACCTAGCCCAGAATGGAGGAGGCTGGGGGAACAATGCtgtagatttatatcccacatttccttcaaggagctcaaagcaATGTAcgtgaattcccccctccctgttttacCCTCCCCACAACCCTGCATGGTAAgtaaggctgagagacagtgactgccCCAGAAAACCCAGCAAGCTTTGTGGCTGGGTCTCTCTAGCCCTATTCTGACACTCTGCATTGGGGTGGGCAATCTGTGCTCTCCAGATagtctggcctacaactcccatgatccaccATGGGCTATGCAGGCTagagctggtgggagttgcagtgcaaaacatcaggagagccacaagatgcccacctctgctctgctTGCTTGCATGCAGAGGCTTTAATCTTCAGCTCACTACTCTGGAGTAACACTGAAGCACTGCCTTGTATGGGACTTCCATGTTGCAGTCTAGAGCAGtctcccccaaccaggtgccctccagatgttttggatgtcagctcccagcagcccccaccagcatggccaatggtcatgaatactgagagttgtagtccaaaacatccggaaggtaccagattggagaaggatgCTCTAGAACAAGCTAGTTAGTGTCACTGAGGCTGGCACTATCCTAAGCAAACATTTTCTCCATGGAAATGCTTCAAAGAAATATTTGCATAAACCACAACCCCTTGcttcatgctttttaaaaatttgttcaAGCACCACTTGCACATTTATGCAGttagaagatatatatatatatatatatatatatatatatatatgtgtgtgtgtgtgtgtgtgtgtgtgtgtgtgtgtgtgagagagagagagagagagagagacttaattTTTTCAAGTTGCAAAACTGCTCTGGAGAAGGGTGAAGAAGTACAATGCCTTCAAAGCCACCAGCCAAAACTGCTCTGGAGAAGGGTGAAGAAGTACAATGCCTTCAAAGCCACCAGCCAAAACTGCTCTGAAGAAGGGTGAAGAAGTACAGTGCTTTCAAAGCCACCAGCCAAAACTGCTCTGGAGAAGGGTGAAGAAGTACAATGCCTTCAAAGCCACCAGCCAAAACTGCTCTGGAGAAGGGTGAAGAAGTAGAATGCCTTCAAAGCCACCAGCCAAAACTGCTCTGGAGAAGGGTGAAGAAGTACAATGCCTTCAAAGCCACCAGCCAAAACTGCTCTGGAGAAGGGTGAAGAAGTAGAATGCCTTCAAAGCCACCAGCCAAAACTGCTCTGGAGAAGGGTGAAGAAGTACAATGCCTTCAAAGCCACCAGCCAAAACTGCTCTGGAGAAGGGTGAAGAAGTAGAATGCCTTCAAAGCCACCAGCCAATCCCATTTTGCCAACCCAGTTTATGCTTCCAACCCAGAGCTCAGCTCTGGAAAGGAAATAAACACCACTGACAATATGGCAAGTGCCCTTCTGGAGCGCAACAACAGCCATTAGGCTGGTGGGTATTAGGGACAAGGCTTTCTTAACGGTGGCCCCTGGAACTCCCTGCTTGAGAAAATATATGTGGCCTTATCACAGctgacttaaaaacacacacccagcaacAACTTGAAGAtacatttattccagtctgcatttggTGTTTAAAAATCATAAGCTGttgctgtgtgtgtttaattgtcaTTTGTATGTTCATGTTTTTGTAATATGCCCTTGTGAGGGCAGTGCACCCTGAGgtaaaaaatcctttaaataaatagatgcacCCTTAATTTTCTTTCCGTTGCTGTTTGACCTTTGGAATTTACCTGGCACATACAAGTGGAGGAGCACTTGCATGCTGAGTTTTGATGCCAGAAATACTAATGAAAACTTAAGTTAGGATATTATACGCACCACATCCCAAGATTCCACCAAAGGGATGCTCTTCAGCTGCACCCCGTGCTCATTACAGTGAAAGTCAAGATGCGCCGTCCCGTCAGCGCCTATCTGAGTAACTGCCACAACAGATagtaaattcagttcatcttcaTAGTCGACAATTTTGAATGTCttattaagaaaaataaagacaAGTTCAGCTTAATCAGCATTGAACATTTTTAGTTACGTTTTTAAATAATTCCTACTATAGCgcaaatttaaacaaaaacaaaaaagaaatagcCTTGATTTATATAAGATGCTGTCATTAATTACTGCTGCTTATTGCATTTCACTCAGGGCCTCTAGAAGGTGCTGAAGTTTCCATGAGTGCTGATGGCAAGACGAAGTGGTGAGGCATcgtgggagctgcaatccaacaacatatggagggccataagttgccaaCCCCCAATTTAAATGAACAGGGAAGCCATTTTGGCTGGGAAGCTCCACACAAGCATCAAAGCTCCCACATCTTGCAAGTGAAGGAAAGCACTGGTGGCTGACATCAGTGCCGGATCCAGATTTTTGAGGGGCTTAGGCAAAGCACTGTCAGTGGGCTTCCTCCCTCACAGAGTCTACGTTCTCAATGGCATTGCCACcaactgctcttgctcctcctcctctttctcatcattggtgccacttgcttgtttgacagggtaagaaccagtgagcaagcagaGAGTAGTATctgctgctcccccttctcatcatcactgttgtctgggccagagcaagaggcaggtgaacaagcaagttgtaatagtgaagaggagcaactccaggggactcttgacagtggggccctgctggggtttGGGACCTCTTTCCTTGACACCGGCCCTGGCTTCCATAGTGACGTCTCCATATATTCAAGTAATATAAGAAAATAGAGGCCATAACTTTGAGAACTCCACCCCTTAAGATCAAGTGTCGTTTTACTCTGAaatggagcagtgaacaaaaagGTTTGGATTCATCCCACTAATTAAATCCagggaaatattttaaacaaacagctTTCTGCTATGAAATTCCATTTAGCCCATAAAATCAAACAAGAAGGCATACTATGGGTAAAATTCTGCctatgtgttctctctctctctcaatttggTAATTGAATAAAAATGAACTATAGGCTTTAAAGGCCATGGAGGAGCCCTTGCCATGTTTTCGCCCAGACAATATTCATTTCCATGGAAACAAGGCTGAAAATGGTTTCCAGAAGCAGAGGAATTAGAATTCTTGTGGCTGTGTCATCTCAGCTACAGTTCCTGATGGAGGGTGAAAAATGGTTTCCAAAAATAGTTGCTAATGATGCAGGGGGCACATTGCTCAGATCTGTAGTGTTTTCCCTGTGTTATTTACCATCTTTTTGTGAACGGAACGCTGTCAAATAGCATAAAATCAGTTTCAGGAGACACAGTGTGTAGTTAAACTGGACAGCCAAAATTTTCGTCAGCCAATTTGATTCCCTCTATCTCATTTCAGAATGCCCAGGCCAGTGCTGGCCTCAGTTACTAAAAGTTCACTACCCTAGCACCCGTTaatgtcctttttttcttttcttttctgtgaaCACAACAGCTGTAactttgggggggagggattaTTTTTCCAGACATTTGCAGGCATAATCCTAACTGACCACTAATCaactaggaaagaaagaaatttgttctatcaaaaaagaaaaaaagggaaaaaaagtgtAACTATTGTTCTCCTTACTTCTAACTAAACTCAGAGAATATGTTCTAGGACTTTTAAATGAACAGGCTATTGTGTGTGCAGCTGTGAGCATGAATAAGGAATACTTTATATGCGCATACAAGCTCTGCAAAACCAGTGTGGCTCATTCCCCTGGTCGCCTTATGCAAGAGCAAATTTTTGCCAACTGCCTCAGAATTCAAATTACCTCTTGTTCGGGGTCATCATCCAAGGCATTAAAACGCTTCTTCACCACTCGGCCCGAGGCTGTTACCGTTATAGAGTTGTTAACCTTTGAGATTAAAAATATGGGCATAGGAGGAAAAAAAATTAGGCAGATGGTACTGGCAATGCTAACTGGAGTATTCATTTTACTTTTAGCTGAACGTAGTTTTCAAAGAGGTTTCTAACTATATAGTTGCTGCTGCTATAGGACAGGTTGGTCAgaggttttaaaatttaaaaaagttgaAAAACGCCCTCTGCACctagaaaatgcatatattatattAATAGGTACCTTTGCTGAGAAGATTTAAAGCATAATTATTAAGCATTCATGTCAACAGTACATTCTGAACGGTTGCAGCAACAATACAGTCTAACAGCCACTGTATTCCAGAGATGTAGCTTTTCATTTCATTGGATATTTATAGCACAAGAAGAGATTTTGAGTTCTCAAGAGCTTGTCTCAAGAGCTTGCTGTTGTTTATTCAATATCATCTTCAAAATACCATTAAGCTGTTTCTCTACCTCTCTTTATCagcaataatctctctctctctctctatctcataACTATATATGAGTTCATTAAAAACAGACTTAAagggcaatcctatggtccatggGATGCTCTCTCAGGAACCATAGAATTGCTCAGAAAAATccatccaaggtcagagacagcgctctgacgggggagtcagagatctgatcCCATCTCccgcagctggcatggaaagaatcTTGCTGGCTGTCCTCAGAGGGCAGAAAAATGACcttggaagaagaggaggaggaaagggggcattacAGTTGGCGGGGAAGGGAGGAGATtgaagaggccaggatacgaactatcctgagcctcctccagcctcctttcctcccactccaAAGCGTGGCCcactagacaggctgaaaagctTGTCCAGTAAAATTCGTCAAACGGAGAGGCGAAaattgcccccttcccctgccctgcTGACTTCAGCCCAACAGGACATAAGGAATCTCAGAAGCTTCCCAACAACAAGGGCGCAACTGAGAGGATTGTGCCCAAAATCATTAGATATAACAATACGTTCAAATATTGGAATATGTCACTCAGTGCTCAGTGTTAGATCCAATCAATCATCTGTCATTACTTGTCTTCAAAACCTCACAAGTCTCCTCCATTCCTgccacaaatcaatcaataaatagtaGACAGGTAATAAGAGTCATGTGTATGAAACAAGACGGAAACAAACCAAGATTCTAAAACTATGTTCCTGATTACTAGAAGACTCTCCCTCCTTTTAGTGTTGTTTTTTATATGAATACTCTGCCCACATGTTCTCAATTCTTCCTATCCCCTGCACCTGCTAAAAACAGGAggtgggggaataaaaaataaaattttaaaaaatggtgcctgTAGTTGCTACACACAATTGGGGGGGCTCTTTAAGAATTTGGGGGGTGAAGGGGCTGCACTGGAGTGTGTGTGCAAGGGCTGTATGTTGTCCACTCCTGTTCTACAACTATGAGGACTAGAAGCTctttcattttcaaaataaaaactaatGCTTACAAAAGCATTTTGTTTGTCCATGCCCCAGTTTTAGCTCTGCTTGATGCTTGCAAATGCCTGAAAAAGACTATAAAATTTAGCCACTTGCACCGGAAGTTGAATCTCATTTCTTGCTGATATTCTTGATCAAATACAGGCTTTGATCAAGGTGGAATTTCTTATGTAGCATCACTTTTCAAAGCTGACTAgcctgtattttaaaaatgtgtctttTGTACAGGTTTGTGAGCTGCATCTAAACGACAACTCCGAAAAACATCAGATCTTCCCGTGTAAGTCATCAATATTTCATGAACTTTCCGTCTTTTCACTATGTTCCTGAGGTCTGCTTCTATAGATCTTCTATAAATGCTATATGAAAGCATTTTAGAGTCACCCACCCAAATAGTTCATGGCTTCAACACAGCACCAAACATGCCTATTACTTATGGCCACAAAGGGTTGAGTCACACATGCCTCTTCATCATCTGATAACTCTCAGTTGAAAGTATGAATGGGTTGTGCCTCCGTTTGGGATGGAGGATGACTCCAGTGATTTATGACAGAATGCTGCCTCTACTGAAACGTACTGGTACAGGCTGATcagaaagctctctctctctctctctgtgatgaTTAATCTGTAACAGAAGATTAATGAGTGATGCAGAGGCATGAATGAACCAACTCTAAATGACAGTAATTTGTCTCAGttagcactcccccccccccactctcagtTCAGCTATGGATCAAGGCCTCTACAACATACAGATTGCACAAATatggatgtatttttttaaatccttctTTCTTGTTATAGTCTCACATTATTTTCCCTGTTGACCTCTATGATAAAGTCTTCGGTAACCTCCTGCTGGTCTGCATTATTTTCAGTTTCCTTCAGCTTCAAAACTCTATtgagaagagggggaaaacaaaTGAAGAGAGTTGTGTTCATAAGAAGGTATGATGCAGGAAACTGTTTTCACCCAAACATCAATTCAGCAGTCACCATGTAGTGTAATAAATGTAGATATGGATTGTTTGAAAGGAGGAGGATGGCACGATGGTGTGAGAAGCCATCATGCTTTCAATACGTGGATCTGTTGACCTTTTCAAAAAGGGTGGTAGGACCTGAATCTATAATGTGTTGGATCCATTTCCAATTCATTTCCCACTCCCAGCCAAGGGACATTTTTTTATGAGGGATAGACAATAGACCTTTATATTTTGcatggtgctgcttcagggggagaaacgctgttccaccaagggtgagctattccacctgctccccacctggagactttaaaagcaaggctggagctgaagtttgGGAGGTGCTGCATCAGGGGAGAAACACTATTACAACCAAGTAATTTGCTGTAAATTTGTATTTAGTAtacttttgaatattattgtaatattgttgattagtatattgttaaatattgttgtagtttcaatttttgtaaaccgcccagagagcttcggctattgggcggtataaaaatgcaataaatgaaatgaaaatgaattggAGAATAGGTTCAGTCCATAGACTGTCCAAGTTCAGCCTGGGCAACTAATCCCCCAACTGGACTGGATAACTGTTCAATCACAGCCTGGCACAGGCTCGTTTTCAGTAAACACTTACTTAATCAAATTGGGCCCCACGTGTACCATCCTTCCAGAACTGTCTGGGTGGAAAAATATCCAGTCAGGTTCCAATGAGCAACATTTCATATCCTGTATGCCATTTTTTGCCTGAAATGAGGGGACAGAAAGTTTAGGGTGTCTTGAACAAAAAGAGTAGAAAACACAAATCATGACTATGCTGAGAAGTTATATCATGATTGAATCTTGATCTTCCTGATAAAGGGGACAAAGAGGGAAACACAGAAGACAAACAAGAAACTTTTGGTTTCCCTCTTCTCACTTAGAAAGTACGCATGTAAAACAATACTCTACATTTTAATATATTACCAAAGTGTGGTCCTTCAAAGAACAAACATGGAAGGTTCCTTTTTGACTTTTCTTGTTAGGTGTAGTGATGTAATGCCAAGGGAATCCCCCAACTTGAAACGTGCTGTCCAGGGAAGACACTTCAAAAAGCAGATCTGGAGTTTCTGTGGATAGCATTGACCATTCAAAACACTATTAACATGAGAAGCCCTATAATTCCATATGTTCTTGAGTAAAGCTATGAAGACAGATCACACAGAGTGAACTTGCACTAAATGAAGATGCAGGCCTCCAGTTCAGGAGTCAACAACTAAGATGATTTGAATGCATTCCAACTTGCATTCAATTATAAGTAAGCAAAACAAACATATGAACGATTTGATAAATGACATAAGGAATCATTTCCTCCTtaagtaataaaaaaagaaattacaaaTTACATAATATCAGGCTTTAGTAGTAGAAGAAAGCAATCTAAGTCATCTGGATGTATCTCCACTACAGACATAAACAGGTCTGACCATCAGtaattcttcccagagaatcctgggaactgtagttctgcaaGGGCAGTGTAGTTTTCTCTAACGAATTATCAGCACCTcatactacagctcccaagacTCTATGATAGCTAAACTGATACAAAACGGATATACAATTGAGTGCAGATAAGTTCTTTGCATACCGACTCTAAACCTTGATCAGAGAACTTTAGAAACATTTACACAACACCTACTTTTGTAAATCCCTATTTGAGCATGAAAATATCATCCTGACTAGCAATGCATTGCAAAGTTTTGGATTTCTTTAACAAATGGGAGAAATCTTAACACGTTTCTTAATATTAATGCCTATACTAACTGCTCAAAGTGAAGTGTGGTGAGGCTCAAGGGTAAAATCACATATTGCTATGGGCTTCCTTGTAGGATTCGAGTGGTGGGTTGCCATGATTCCTCCCAGATAAATTTACTCAGGAGGAACAGCAGCAACATACTATTTGAATCCCAAAGAGACTGACGCACTGCAAAAGAGACCGGGAAAGAACCCTGCAGCAATAATTCCACGCACTACCCATTTCAAGTCGATAACTGGTGTCAAGAAAAAGTAACTGGAGtggaccatgttggggaaggctgccctaaaggaaCTCTCAAAAGTTGCTGAGGAGTTCCTTTATGATGGATGCAAAATGTCTGGCTCTGtctggcaaccccccccccccaagttcccCAGCTGCCACCCCAAAACAAGAGGAACACAATTTCCCACTGATTAGCATTGCAGGGAGAGGAGAAGTGCCACCTCCTCTCTCCAGCGGCCTTGAAGCAACCAGCATCGCTACTTCCATGACTGTGAATGGTGCCAGGAAAGTGGTGGTGctagacaggaggaggaggaagctaaaGCAAGAGACACACTGTGGATAAAACCCTGCCTGcttgtgtgttttctctctctctcttctaactTTGTAATCGAATATTAAAAAACCCTACAGGTTTTAAAGACCGTGGAGGAACTCTTGCCATGTTTTCGCCCAGAGTATTCCTTTCCCCTGGAGACTTGCACAGATGTCCTTTGAGAGACAATCTAAGGCATTTCAGCTTGGGCCAGTTTGATTTTTAATTGGTATTTTATTGGGAGTGTTTCGAGTACTGTAGCCCCTGGGTGTGGCCTtatggagaaccccagagggccagattgagacctctggagggccagatttagccctggccctgagattctgcacctctGCTGTAACCCAACCAAAGTCACAAGGATGGGACAGGATAgcagtgtgtatatatatgtgtacatacatatatatacacacaagtgtgtgtgtgttcccataccctattacctgggagtatgtcccaatgaactcaatggggcttacttctgagtagctatgaataggattgcattattAACAGAGTTCTATGAATATAAAAGCAACagctaaaatacaaatggattaTGAAATCAGTGTTTCTGGAAGCACTGATGCTTTTTATAAAATGTGAAACCAACCAATCATGTCGATGAAACAATAAACCTGTATAAATACCTGTTATTTTAATGTTACATGGAATGCCAAAAGGGTATTTCCCCACAATCCCAACTCTGCCACTCGAGGTGTATTCATGTCCCAAATCCACCTGCTGCTCCATGAACTAAAAATAACACCAAATCTGATTATTTCTTTTGGCATATATACGAAGTTctgttctaaaaataaataaaaggaattacAGTATGTATAGCATCTAAGGAAGTCTATGGAGGCTTataatgcagtcctatgcatgtttattcagaagcaaatcACAGGGGGTttgcaggtaagtgtgcataggattgcagccttttcccactggctacagagttctctggcaagagcggcaacaggagcgagtgccgctctaagagagccactgggattgttttttggtagcaatggctgatgggataccatcaggagaactgtggggaggagagagggaactgtcaatcaaatgttgcattgccttttactcaactccacaggagcccacagtcacacaacagtggagttagaacatgttgtgggGTGAGTGTCCTCTACAAACTCAactattgagtggagttttcacattgcatcgactaacgtgttgtctgaactgagccactgcctGTTTTAAGATTGTAAGCAACATTACTCTAAAATACCACATACATTAATGTAACTCTGCTATTACAGCTACTAAATAATAATGTCCTATTACCTGTTCAGAGATAGCCTGGAAGCTATACAGCCTGAAACGCCCTGTACTATGTGTCACAATCAGCATTGTATGAGACACTGCAGCATCTGTCATGCTGTTCCCAAAGACCTGgttggagagaaagaaaatatcTCAATAAGCAAAGAAGTCAGTGGAACCCtcctgcactgcccagagagccttggctgttgggcagtataaatatgtaataaataaataaaatctgcagcACTGGCAAGAGAAGAGGACCTGAAGGGTTTCCCATGTGAGGAACATGAGGAGCTGCCTTTAGACCAGGTCGGATTATTTGTCAAACTAGCCCGATATTGACTGGCAGCTGATCTAGACATTGCACAACtactccatcttctcttccttaacagatttttttttctggtaagaaaaaataaaacccagtttagcttgggaaaaaaggaggctaagtggagacctgaaagaggtgtacaaaattaagcatggtgtggagaatgtgggtagggcgacatttttctccctttcccatagtAGTAGaacaggggtcatcccataaagctgattggtgggaggatcaggagagataaaaggaaggacttcttcacacagcgcatagttaaactatggaatctactaccacaagatgtagtgatggccactagtttggatggctttaaaaggggttggataaattcctgggggagatggctatcaatgactactagtcctgatggctctgtgctacctccagtatcaaaggcagtaagtctatgtataccagttgctgggtaacatgggtaggagggtgctgttgcaccatgtcctgcttgtgggtccctggtcaacagctggctgcccactgtgtgaacagagtgctggactagatggatccttggtctgatccagcatggctcttatgttcttaagttgtgTGCGTGGGGACATGAGAGGGTTACATGTGAAAAACAATGACGTCTGAACCCTCTGTTAAATTCCTTtaatgaggcagtgcaattgtgctcccagactgtgggatggcctgccggaggagcctcgtcaacttaacagtctatcagcatttaagaaagctattaagacaggcctatccagtgtaattttaggatgttttaaaa
This window encodes:
- the DCAF17 gene encoding DDB1- and CUL4-associated factor 17 codes for the protein MFSNSSSSSATAKLPSADAFQIHNICCLLTRRSQGFHMKDAGVLYRKNMGILRKLVCQESTTFKNVWTTHSTSPIAYQSGKIYFDNYRCCVSSVTPEPRIIYQMPACPKTEKIEDALLLECPVGEVLPSPSDYKPSLAVLTAHNWLFRLCASTGEILEKVYLASHCKFRYLSWDTPQEVMTVKSAQHKLPAAAQQSHVQQSVLFFLAVFRVLPLSFIGMLELDKKVFGNSMTDAAVSHTMLIVTHSTGRFRLYSFQAISEQFMEQQVDLGHEYTSSGRVGIVGKYPFGIPCNIKITETPDLLFEVSSLDSTFQVGGFPWHYITTPNKKSQKGTFHVCSLKDHTLAKNGIQDMKCCSLEPDWIFFHPDSSGRMVHVGPNLIKVLKLKETENNADQQEVTEDFIIEVNRENNVNNSITVTASGRVVKKRFNALDDDPEQETFKIVDYEDELNLLSVVAVTQIGADGTAHLDFHCNEHGVQLKSIPLVESWDVTYSHEVYFDRNVVLHIEQKPNRIFSCYVYQMVCNSSKEDRNIKKKKGERRFCTKLGRTFEYF